Proteins encoded within one genomic window of Theobroma cacao cultivar B97-61/B2 chromosome 7, Criollo_cocoa_genome_V2, whole genome shotgun sequence:
- the LOC18594589 gene encoding auxin-responsive protein SAUR72 produces the protein MKKINLILRKCKSLSRQLARSSSYSSLRSKSAKEDHLSDHMGGDEHCETIYVGSTRKRYVISAKYLKHPLLNALIERSKQKHGGEDILVKCEVVLFDHLLWMLENSDPNLILGSLEELADLYVF, from the coding sequence ATGAAGAAGATCAATCTGATACTTCGGAAATGCAAGAGCTTGTCAAGACAACTAGCAAGATCATCGTCTTACAGCAGCCTAAGGTCGAAATCGGCTAAGGAAGATCATCTCTCGGATCACATGGGAGGAGATGAACATTGTGAAACGATTTATGTTGGGAGCACAAGGAAACGTTATGTCATTAGTGCCAAGTACCTTAAACACCCTTTGTTGAATGCATTGATAGAGAGGTCGAAACAGAAGCATGGAGGAGAAGACATATTGGTGAAATGTGAGGTAGTGTTGTTTGATCATCTTTTATGGATGCTTGAGAATTCTGATCCAAATCTCATTTTGGGTTCCTTGGAAGAACTAGCTGACCTCTATGTCTTTTGA